A single Lactuca sativa cultivar Salinas chromosome 8, Lsat_Salinas_v11, whole genome shotgun sequence DNA region contains:
- the LOC111882368 gene encoding uncharacterized mitochondrial protein AtMg00810-like, with the protein MYLTASRPDIVFAIGVCARYQAYPKASHLTATKQILRYLKGSKSLGLWYPIGNDFSMQAFTDADHAGCKLDRKSTSGGCQFLGERLVSWSSRKQSCVSLSTTEADSSLQSFLGSSAMTTLNCKAFSSAMKILNRNAFSSVTKILNRNAFSSAMKILNRNDVSIRDHHDNFPTVSSTLEYLCAI; encoded by the exons atgtacctcaccgcaagtagACCAGACATTGTTTTTGCAATTGGTGtttgtgcaaggtatcaggctTACCCAAAAGCATCTCATCTAACCGCAACCAAACAAATACTACGAtacctaaaaggaagcaaatctcttggtctatggtaccccatAGGAAATGACTTCAGCATGCAAGCTTTCAcagatgcggatcatgccggatgcaagcTCGATCGAAAAAGCacttcaggtggatgtcaatttctgggtgAACGTCTCGTCAGCTGGTCTTCAAGGAAACAAAGTTGTGTCTCTCTATCAACTACAGAAGCCGA TTCCTCACTGCAGTCTTTCCTTGGTTCATCCGCGATGACGACTCTCAACTGTAAGGCATTTTCATCCGCGATGAAGATTCTCAACCGCAATGCATTTTCATCCGTGACGAAGATTCTCAATCGCAATGCATTTTCATCCGCGATGAAGATTCTCAACCGCAATGACGTTTCCATCCGCGACCATCATGATAATTTCCCAACTGTTTCATCAACTCTCGAATATTTGTGTGCTATTTag